In Parageobacillus sp. KH3-4, the genomic window TGCCTGAAAAGATTGTCGGCTATGCCGACCTTTGCCAAGCGCTTGACGGCGTCCGGACGGTGGTGCTGGCTGTACCGACAAAAGCGATTCGCGAAGTGCTGCGGAAAGTCTGCGCTTGCATTCGCGAACCGATCACCATTGTAGCGGTAAGCAAGGGAATTGAGCCAGACACGCATAAGCGTGTTTCTGAAGTCATTGAGGAAGAAATGGGAGAGCTTTTGCGCGATGTCGTCGTCCTGTCTGGTCCGAGCCATGCAGAAGAAGTGAGCTTGCGCCATCCGACGACCGTGACCGTTTCGTCAAAAAACATGGAAGCGGCGGAGCACATTCAAGATTTGTTTATGAACCACCAATACTTTCGCGTTTATACCAATCCGGATTTAATTGGGGTGGAGCTCGGCGGGGCGTTGAAAAACATCATTGCTTTAGCTGCGGGCATTACCGATGGATTAGGATATGGGGATAATGCGAAAGCGGCGCTAATGACAAGAGGGCTCGCTGAAATTGCCCGGTTAGGCTGTGCGCTTGGCGCCAATCCGCTAACGTTCGCGGGATTGACGGGGGTTGGCGATTTAATTGTCACATGCACAAGCGTTCATTCGCGAAATTGGCGTGCTGGCCACATGTTGGGAAAAGGGAAAAAGCTCGAGGAAGTGCTTGACAGCATGGGAATGGTTGTAGAAGGGGTAAGAACAACGAAGGCCGCTTATCAGCTTTCCAAAAAGCTTGGAGTAA contains:
- a CDS encoding NAD(P)H-dependent glycerol-3-phosphate dehydrogenase, whose protein sequence is MEQITVLGAGSWGTALALVLADNRHQVRLWGHRAEQIEEINTKRTNEKYLPNVRLPEKIVGYADLCQALDGVRTVVLAVPTKAIREVLRKVCACIREPITIVAVSKGIEPDTHKRVSEVIEEEMGELLRDVVVLSGPSHAEEVSLRHPTTVTVSSKNMEAAEHIQDLFMNHQYFRVYTNPDLIGVELGGALKNIIALAAGITDGLGYGDNAKAALMTRGLAEIARLGCALGANPLTFAGLTGVGDLIVTCTSVHSRNWRAGHMLGKGKKLEEVLDSMGMVVEGVRTTKAAYQLSKKLGVKMPITKVLYEVLFDGKDPKDAADSLMSRVKTQEMDDLVNILTEPQR